The Octopus sinensis unplaced genomic scaffold, ASM634580v1 Contig02583, whole genome shotgun sequence genome includes the window TGGTAGGGCATATTGACCTGTTTAGAAAtaagtgaaggttggcaacagggaggGCCTCCAGCCAGAGAAGGCCTGTCTCACTGATTCGTACAAGGATGAAAAAGCGGAAATTaaattcttactattattattattattattattattattattattattattattattacacacacgaacaaacacacacatatatatgtacaaatgtatttgTATGCCAGATTTGTGCGTCTGTATGCAGATGTGCTTTGACATGTGTGCGTAAGTATTATGGATACTTTAGGGTGAAGTGGAGGGAAGTGTTTATAAATTCATTCACGTCTGCACAGAAATGTGTACAGATATACTTAGGCAAGTTTActactttctatctttctatctatacatacatgcatacatacatacatacacatatactcataaatatatacatttaccatTTGCAACAGATATCTCTTGCTGCTTAGTGAATTCCACTTAAGAACGGGGTTGTATAgttacaccacacatacacacacacatagtgcatacatatatatatacatgaataaaaaatatctaatatatatataatatatatatatattatatatatatatacagatatatatatatgtatatatatgcatatataaatatggatatgtatatatttaagggtAGAAATGTAGCTCTGCAAAAAGAACTAGTAAtaatgagagacagaaagaaagagtgagagagaaagagaaagagaaaaagaaagcaagggagagggagagggagagagagagagagcgaatgactgaaaatataaaattaatttaaaaaacgaCGAACATCATTTTGTCTTGTTGAAAGTCAATGGACGTCATTCCTAAAAAAATCACAACATGGTTTGTAAGACAGTGAAGTCACTGCTTATCATTTCCTCTGTGTGCGTGTAGGAGCACAAATTTATGTTAACAACATTTGATTaaatacatatagaaaatatatatatgtatatatatatatattatttttgtggttagatatatatatatatataatattatatatatatatattaactataatatatatatggatgtgtttatatattatatatttatatatgtatatatatatatatataatatatatatatataatatatacatatatatatatgcctaatcTTCTGTTcttggaataaaaataaaaaaaattatgagtcATAATTGATTATTCCCCCCTCCCCTACCTCCCAAATTCAGgggggcaatttttttttttcattccccgTGGATAACTGGGTAAGCAAGAAACTTGTTGTTTCATGGTTGTGGCGGGTACAGTTTCAATTTACGATTGTGGCGGTGAGGTGATGAAGAAATCAAATGTCAAAGGTCAGATGTTATGTatcaaatatcaaattttaaaatgtcaatCAGATAAATAatttcctttctggtttttgttttttaatggttttttttttctttataattttttggttttaatttaaatttgtatcactttcactttatatatatatttcatatatatatatgatatatatttatatatatatatagatatattatatatatatatatacatgtaaatgcatgtagatatgtatttacacacacatatctatacacacatacatacatatatatgcatatagatatatatatatatatgtgtgtggcattatatatatatatatatatatatataattaaatagtttatcttaaatttgatatgttatatgtattgttctcagtcattgctatatatataatatatatatatatatatatattatatatacattatatacatatatacacaataaatggataaaaatctgtaatatatatacatacacagaaacatgtatgtatttgaacacacacatgcacacatatatatgcgtaggtgtatatatatttatatatacacacatatgtatatgtgtgtgtgtgtgtgtgtgtgtgcaaatatactgATATTCAAAAGTCGTTAGAacgttttttgttgatttttttttttggcaacagAGATTGATTAATCATAGAAATGGTGTTATGAATGACAATtacaaggtggtggtggtggtggtgatggcgtttGTGGTCAATGGGTGTGGCGTTGATGACTGGAGGGAGGTAATAGAGGTcagtggttgttgtggttgttgttgttgttgcaatggtggtggtggttatgttttgttttgttttgttcgtcaGTAGAaggatctatacacacacacacacacacacacacacacacacacgtaatccaAATGCTGAAGGTGATTTCATACATGGAAGATTTTCCATCATAtcacaaaaaaaagagaaaaaatgcgaaaaaaaaaagaaaaatctcacaAGAAAAATGACCTAAGCCCATCAGGTGGGATGGTAAGCAGGATAGGCAAGTTTGGAATGGTGAAAATAGTATGATATGTTGTGGAATGCCAGTGGGATTCTAGCAAAGAATCAACTCAAAGAACCACCCATgcagttttgttttttccttcaaatTGGTAGAAAATTTTGGATGATAATCCTTCACAAATTGTTGATTTTTCAAAAGAAgtgaacatttaaattaaaacaaacaaaccaacaaacattgTTTCATGTTGTGGCACCAAGGGATGAGCATTGTCTCCCCCTGTGCTTCTCCCTCATTATTTCTTTCCACATTAGACACAGCGCCAAATATTGTTATGATGTCTTTaacatttataaattttcttcattctgttatttttctcatgattttattttctttcttcctagaattttcttctttttctcctttccttctttgaAATTTATGAAAGTTCTTCCTTCAGAAACATCATGATGGTATTTTTTCGGTCGAAATGCCAAGAGGCAGTAAAACTCAGACAGGAGCTTTCAGTGTTTTGTCTCTGGCTACATGGATACTTGCATGTGAGGATCTTGACGAAGGCTCTACGAAAGGCCGTATTAAACATGGTATAGATGAGAGGGTTTGCCAGAGAAGCAATGTAACCCATCCACAAGAAGATTGACATCATTTCCGGAGTGATTTTTGACATACAGTCTTTGCAGGTGGCTGACAAGATATTTACAATGAAGAATGGTGTCCACAAAacgacaaaaacagcaaaaatgatGCCCAATACTTTAAGAGCCTTTTTTTCATTGCTGGCTGTTTTGTTGCTGAGTAAATGTCGGAATGCTTTCTGAATTTTTGGTTTCTTGTTTGCCCTCATTATGTGTTCTTTGATGAAGTTGCGGAAAGTTCTCTTCATTGTGTGATAATCTTGCTTGCAGTTCTTGTTCATTGCCCCGACTGGAGCATTATAAGCAACCAGTTGTTGACCTTCTGGAATTTCGGGACATTCTTCAGGTGTTGTACAACCAACTTTACTGGTTTCTGTGGCCACATTAACTTTTGTTTTCACTATTCTGACACTTTCACCCTTTACTGAAATAGGTTCATCCATTGAGGTCACAGCATTCTGTTTGGCCAGCATTACTGGCCGGCAATAAGATGCCTCAGCTCCCACCTCCAGCTGGTCTTCAGTTTCATTCTGGCTTTCATTACCCAAGAAATTGATGCCGGTTTCATCTTGGATGTGGAAGTAGCTTTGATTGAAGTccatgttgatgatgttgttgttgaggcCGTGGTAACTGTGGTGCAGAGGATGCTTGAAAAGTGAAGAGGTTTTCCAGTGGTTGATGTCCATAATCTGGGAGTAGGACTTTGAGCTGTACAATGGCTGTGGTTTTGGTTCTTCTTTCACCTGGTCAGCAGATGGCACTCGTTCAAAGTGAACTTTAGAGCAGCGGCGCTTCTGCAAGGGGAGCTGTAGGCTCTTGCGTCGCATCTTTTTGTTGTCAATAAGAGCAGGGATAGGTTCAGCAGCATTTGCCTGGGTTGCATTGGTGCCCTGTTCAGAGCCAAGTGTGCAGGTTGTGATTGTGGTTTGAGCTGAGTCAAATGAATTTCGAACGCTGTCACATTGGGTCCAGTTGGCACGCGAAGTCTTTGTGTCCTGCTGTTGGTTTTGTACAGATGGCGCTCCCTCTCCCCCTGCTTGTCCAATCTCACTGATTCCAATAATGTGCGTATCTGGTCCATCAGTTTCAGACAATACTGCTCGGTTTCGATTTTCAGCAGTGCCGTCCCCTTGCGACCTCGATATTATGGAAACATCCTTTTTCACAGAACCGCTGCTCTTAACAGCCGGCCTCCGATCAAACTTTTCAATGCTTTTCATCAAGTTCTGGTTATCCCACAAGATCTGGATGGTGAGGGCGTAGGTGACAATCATGATCAGGAGAGGAATGTAGAAGGCGAATACGGACCCGTATATAACGAATGTGGGCAGGGTTGGCAGACAGCTGCCATTGTTGTATACTGTCCGTGTGTCCAGTAAACCATTGATGCTCATCGGACAGCTGATTGCTATGGAGACGAACCACACAAATAGGATTTTCACACATACCATATGCTTGGTCTTGTTGCGGCCATACCGCATTGGGTATTTCAGGGTGAAGAATCGATCCATAGACATGGTTGACATATGCCAGATGGATGCTGTACACATGAGAACATCCGTGGTGATCCAGAACAGACAGACATGTGGATTCATCGGGAAAAATCCTGTTGTGAgatgagaagaaaagagaaagataaagaaagagaatatgAATATACACCCAACACGatatgcatatacaagcatatatatacccaGTAGTATacataaatgagtatatatacatccaacacaatatacatatgagcatatatatatacctgacacTATATACCTATGAGCATATATACATCCagtgcaatatacatatatattaacatatataaacccaaaccaatatacatatatgttcatatatatatatgaatctatgatCTAAACCATTCCACCCATGGCTCCTACTACTTATTTTAGGAATATGTAGAGCTACAGTATCTAGTGAGCCTTTTCCTTTATTTAAGATGGAAGTAGTGTGAGTTggggatgtatatatttatatatatatacacacagacatgtgtggcAAGTGAAGTTAATGGTATAATGTTTACTCCatggtttacaattgtttcatcaactACAATTGACCAATCAAACATCATGTCTGTAGACATTGGTGATAATGAAGAATTAGTCATGTTTATTGTGTATGGCATATTACGTAACAGCACCAGTAATTAGTTCTTCAGAAccgtatgaatatacacacacacatatacatacatacatgtatatattatatatatagatatgtaaatatatatatatgtatatatatatatataaatatatatatatgtatatatatatataaatatatatatatgtatatatatatatatatatatatatatgtaaaatatatatatatgtatatattatataatatatatatatgtatatatatatataaaaatatatatatgtatatatatagacacacacattatctgaaatgtataatattaatatccatcacggctgatcttaCTAATTGGTTTAGTGTAAATAGAGTGTTATgtaacaatctgattatataactttacactcatcagggttagctgatatggaagggaatatggcactcatgtgtatatatatagatatatatatatatatatatatatatatatatatgtatatatatatatatgtatatatatatatatagtatctatatatatatatatatattataatatatatctatatataatatatataatatattatatatacacatacatacatatatatatatacacacacacacacacaccacacacactatatatatatatatatatatgcacttatgcctgtgctagtagggtgccaagagcaccatccgagcatgattgttgccagagcagccaattgacttccgtacctgtggcacataaaagggcaccattcgggcgtgatcgttaccaacgtcacttcactggcacctgtgctggtggcatgtgtaaaaagattcaagcgaggtacCACCTGACCagccccagtgccggtggcacgtaaaaagcacccactacactctcagagtggttggcgttaggaagcacatccaggtgtagaaactctgccagatcaagattggagtctgttgcagccatctgattcgccagccctcggtcaaatcgtccaacccatgctagcatggaaagcggacgttaaatgatgatgatgatgatgatgatgatgatacatacatatacatatatatatatatatattatatatattagtgaagaaaaaaacacggttggagatattgaacttcaattatccgcaccaacgcacggttgcaacaccaaatggtcttatctccaaccgtgtttttttctgctgtgatttttgctacccaggtatcggttaaacttttgaataatctgtaacaagaaaattcatctttccatttcaacaaatatatatatatatatatatatatttatatatatatacatacatacatacacatatatatattcttttacttgtttcaatcatttgactgtggccatgctggagcactgccttgaccatatatatatatatatatatatatttatgtatgtttgtaagtgtgcatctaagtatatgtatgtgtgtgtgtgtgtgtgtgtgtgtgtgatgtcataTCCTTGAATGggttagggtgtgatttgagggacatttggctaCTCTTTCCCACAGACTCATTGACAAAGTAGAAACGTGTGTTCTTACCGTAGATTTCGACAATCATTCCAAGTGGCATCACCAAAATGGAGACGAGGAAGTCTGCAATAGCCAGAGACATAAGGAAGTAGTTTGTCATATTCTGTAGCCTTCGTTCCCAGCAGACTGCCATGCAGACAAGCAGGTTACCCGATGCAGCACAGATGATGACGAAAACCAGTGATAACATGCCCCATCGCATGCTGACTGGTGGTGGGTTTTCTGTAGACACAGACATCTCTCCATCTAAGGAGCTCATATTAGCCATTATCATAGTCAACAAGgacgaagatgatgaagaaactaaAGACATCGTATTCATGTCTTTGCTGGAATTCCACGTTAATGAATTACTTGATGTGTTGACTACTGAAGGGATCATATTTGAGATGGtgttgaattaattaaatatattaatttctttttctttgccttttttttcttttttatagttttcgaaaaaatatcaaatttctaaaattttttcttCCAAGAAAATTTCAAATAGAGTTTTGAGAGATCAAGAAAAAGATTGAGGgccaaattgaaagaaatttcataAGGAATTCAGGAGAATTTTggattttggttttcttcttctCAGAGGACTGATAAAACTGGAAGTTCCAagcaaaattgaagaaaaatcatTTTACAGAAATCTCAGAGAAGAttcatgaaaaatgaaagaaagaaaagaagaaaatgaagaagagttaAAGAGAAAAGGGTTTTTAAAGGACAACTAGAAGGGAATTCACAACGATTCTTTGAGGTATCAAGGGTTTGAaaggttattttgttttttctttttaactgttttttttaaattttgttgataAACTTGTgatgtctttttgtttgtctttcttcttGAAATTTTCTTCAGCAGTAGTTAAAGCAGTAATCTACAGTATTACTATCTTCTTTCTCTGgttgttacaaatatatatatatatatacactatatatatttatatatatataacatacatacatacacatatatatattcttgtacttgtttcaatcatttgactgtgccatgctggagcactgccttgaccatatatatatatatatatatatttatgtatgtttgtaaggtgcatctaagtatatgtatgtgtgtgtgtgtgtggtgtgtgtgatgtcATATCCTGAATGggttagggtgtgatttgagggacattgGGCTACTCTTTCCCACAGACTCATTGACACAAAGTAGAAACGTGTGTTCTTACCGTAGATTTCGACAATCATCCAAGTGGCATCACCAAAATGGAGACGAGGAAGTCTGCAATAGCCAGAGACAAGGAAGTAGTTTGTCATATTCTGTAGCCTTCGTTCCCAGCAGACTGCCATGCAGACAAGCAGGTTACCCGATGCAGCACAGATGATGACGAAAACCAGTGATAACATGCCCATCGCATGCTGACTGGTGGGGGGTTTTCTGTAGACACAGACATCTCTCCATCTAGGAGCTCATATTAGCCATTATCATAGTCAACAAGgacgaagatgatgaagaaactaaGACATCGTATTCATGTCTTTGCGGAATTCCACGTTAATGAATTACTGATGTGTTGACTACTGAAGGGATCATATTTGAGATGGtgttgaattaattaaatatattaatttctttttctttgccttttttttcttttttatagttttcgaaaaaatatcaaatttctaaaatttttttcttccaagAAAATTTCAAATAGAGTTTTGAGAGATCAAGAAAAAGATTTGAGGGCCAAATTGGAAAGAAATTTCATAAGGAATTCAGGAGAATTTTggattttggttttcttcttctCAGAGGACTGATAAAACTGGAAGTTCCAagcaaaattgaagaaaaatcatTTTACAGAAATCTCAGAGAAGAttcatgaaaaatgaaagaaagaaaagaagaaaatgaagaagagttaAAGAGAAAAGGGTTTTTAAAGGACAACTAGAAGGGAATTCACAACGATTCTTTGAGGTATCAAGGGTTTGAaaggttattttgttttttctttttaactgtttttttttaaattttgttgataAACTTGTgatgtctttttgtttgtctttcttcttGAAATTTTCTTCAGCAGTAGTTAAAGCAGTAATCTACAGTATTACTATCTTCTTTCTCTGgttgttacaaatatatatatatatatatacacatatatatatttatatatacctatatctatgtaatatagtGTGGCATCTGttgtgatattattattagtattagtagtaatattaataatggacGTTGTGACAGAaatgtttttttctccttttttttagaCAAACACTAAACAATGATGCTGACAGCGACCAAAATTGACAAATTCCACGGCGAAGTATAAAGATGATGAcggttctttttttgttttattttatttgatgtgATGACAGCAGAGATAATTGtgcttatttattttctcacaaatttttttttccaagagcTATCAGCAGTAAAGTGCATtgatattagcagcagcagcagtagtataaatagtagtagtagtagtagtagtagtggttattACTATAATCAATGAAAGGGTGaagaggtggttggatggttCGGGTGATTTAATGAGTtaaggagattttttttttcttaattccttGGCTGAGAtgattttctttacaaatgtggttgaattattattattattttttattattattattattattattattattaagatgaaaaAATAGGGTGGGAAGATATGGAggaggtttttattattattatgatggttgttgttattatggttattattattattattattattattattgttgttgttgttattataattttttttttcttttccttaaaatGCTAAATTGGTACTGATCTTTGTGTGCGTTTCGATACAGCGACcaaggaaatatttttgttttggttacCCCCTAATGATTATCTGTGAACGGTGACGTTTTGGTTTGGACTCTAGTCAGACTGTATGGAATCTGTCATACAGACCacctgaaaagagaaaaaaaaaagaaccatgtTAATAATAGGagttgtaacacacacacacacacacacacatcattgtcattatcatcatcatcatcatcattgtcgctgtcaccattatcattattaatgctgGCAGCATCATTAATGCTCAGATTCTTTTTATCCACCTTTACATgaagagttcaaattcccctgcaGTCGAACTTACATCACAtactttcatggttgataaaaataagccCCAGTGGGGCACTGGTATCAATGTAATtacccctctccccaaaattgctgggtttgtgccaaaacttgaaaccagtattattattatggcagaattattagcagcattttttccagTTTATTGCTCAGAGTTCAAAACCCACTGAAATCACCCCTGTGTTTTATTCTCTCAAGGTCGATAGAATGAGtcccagttgaatactgggtttgatgtaattgactatcccccttccctaaaatttccttagtattattattgttattattattattattattattattattttttattattattattattattattattattaagatgaaaaAATAGGGTGGGAAGATATGGAGgaggtttttattattatgatggttgttgttattatggttattattattattattattattattattgttgttgttgttattataattttttttttcttttccttaaaatGCTAAATTGGTACTGATCTTTGTGTGCGTTTCGATACAGCGACcaaggaaatatttttgttttggttacCCCCTAATGATTATCTGTGAACGGTGACGTTTTGGTTTGGACTCTAGTCAGACTG containing:
- the LOC115227278 gene encoding uncharacterized protein LOC115227278 isoform X2; translated protein: MIVEIYGFFPMNPHVCLFWITTDVLMCTASIWHMSTMSMDRFFTLKYPMRYGRNKTKHMVCVKILFVWFVSIAISCPMSINGLLDTRTVYNNGSCLPTLPTFVIYGSVFAFYIPLLIMIVTYALTIQILWDNQNLMKSIEKFDRRPAVKSSGSVKKDVSIISRSQGDGTAENRNRAVLSETDGPDTHIIGISEIGQAGGEGAPSVQNQQQDTKTSRANWTQCDSVRNSFDSAQTTITTCTLGSEQGTNATQANAAEPIPALIDNKKMRRKSLQLPLQKRRCSKVHFERVPSADQVKEEPKPQPLYSSKSYSQIMDINHWKTSSLFKHPLHHSYHGLNNNIINMDFNQSYFHIQDETGINFLGNESQNETEDQLEVGAEASYCRPVMLAKQNAVTSMDEPISVKGESVRIVKTKVNVATETSKVGCTTPEECPEIPEGQQLVAYNAPVGAMNKNCKQDYHTMKRTFRNFIKEHIMRANKKPKIQKAFRHLLSNKTASNEKKALKVLGIIFAVFVVLWTPFFIVNILSATCKDCMSKITPEMMSIFLWMGYIASLANPLIYTMFNTAFRRAFVKILTCKYPCSQRQNTESSCLSFTASWHFDRKNTIMMFLKEELS
- the LOC115227278 gene encoding uncharacterized protein LOC115227278 isoform X1, with product MIPSVVNTSSNSLTWNSSKDMNTMSLVSSSSSSLLTMIMANMSSLDGEMSVSTENPPPVSMRWGMLSLVFVIICAASGNLLVCMAVCWERRLQNMTNYFLMSLAIADFLVSILVMPLGMIVEIYGFFPMNPHVCLFWITTDVLMCTASIWHMSTMSMDRFFTLKYPMRYGRNKTKHMVCVKILFVWFVSIAISCPMSINGLLDTRTVYNNGSCLPTLPTFVIYGSVFAFYIPLLIMIVTYALTIQILWDNQNLMKSIEKFDRRPAVKSSGSVKKDVSIISRSQGDGTAENRNRAVLSETDGPDTHIIGISEIGQAGGEGAPSVQNQQQDTKTSRANWTQCDSVRNSFDSAQTTITTCTLGSEQGTNATQANAAEPIPALIDNKKMRRKSLQLPLQKRRCSKVHFERVPSADQVKEEPKPQPLYSSKSYSQIMDINHWKTSSLFKHPLHHSYHGLNNNIINMDFNQSYFHIQDETGINFLGNESQNETEDQLEVGAEASYCRPVMLAKQNAVTSMDEPISVKGESVRIVKTKVNVATETSKVGCTTPEECPEIPEGQQLVAYNAPVGAMNKNCKQDYHTMKRTFRNFIKEHIMRANKKPKIQKAFRHLLSNKTASNEKKALKVLGIIFAVFVVLWTPFFIVNILSATCKDCMSKITPEMMSIFLWMGYIASLANPLIYTMFNTAFRRAFVKILTCKYPCSQRQNTESSCLSFTASWHFDRKNTIMMFLKEELS